The following DNA comes from Ascaphus truei isolate aAscTru1 chromosome 1, aAscTru1.hap1, whole genome shotgun sequence.
CAACTCCACTCTGTTCCACCaacagtagtggtgattacctagtctagtctcaaacctgctttgccattaagaccaacctcacactgatgatacccatcaaggttgaaacatgtctgtgagtaggtttaatggctttgcatctcatcccagcctctgtctaaaagctgtgtttaaaatagcatgcattggcttgaggattgacttgtgtaatacgagcttgagacaaaaggtggcactgagtgctcatttgcatgtcatttcccagaatcccttgctgcagtggaagtgctgtatgctgggtgacaatggggaaagacagggttgcagacctgtctaagacatgcaaatgagcatacagtaattatatatatatatatatatatatatatatatatatatacaggcataccccgcattaacgtacgcaatgggaccggagcatgtatgtaaagcgaaaatgtacttaaagtgaagcactaccttttttccacttatcgatgtttgtacagtactgcaatcgtcatatacgtgcataactgctgtaaataacgcatttgcaacaggctctatagtctccccgcttgcgcacagcttcggtacaggtagggagccggtattgctgttcaggacgtgctgacaggcgcatgcgcgagctgccgtttgcctattgggcgatatgtacttactcgcgagtgtacttaaagtgagtgtccttaaaccggggtatgcctgtatatatatatatatatatatatatatatatatatatatatatatatatatttgtgtgaaaaagaaagtacaacctccattttggctttatttttgttaaataaatcatgacagtgtaataaatcatgtcatgtgttgttgttcatgaggttgtatttacctaatttttagacctgctaaggaacagatgattgttattatgtccagatatgtaaaaccatggaattcagagggtgtactttctttttcacatgacagtATGTATTTTgaacaaaaaaacaatgaaaaaataaaacaaaaataaagggacttattgtgagatgcattttatttccccacatactttaatcagaattaggAAAAAATAAGTTTGTCACATGTTAatgcttgtacagtatgtgtttatgggcgtataatattcatgcatgtgttggaGCTCTTTTGAATACTCTGgacacattttgtttttttaataaaatggttcttccttgaaaggttgcagacctcTGATCTATACAGATAAATATATCACATCGCTTTCTTCAGCCTTTGTTGAtcaactgctggatgaaggcctccccaatgaacTTCCAGGTACTGCGATTGCAAGCCTCTCATATCCATGTTGCTCAGCAAATTCATATTTCATCCCaacatcttacttttggttgtctTGTGCTTTTAATATAATTTCCAACTATTGTCATTTCTTCTTGTGGGGTGTGGGACTACTTCCATTTTAATTTCTTTCACCCATGTAATGTCACAGGCTTACTTGGTTTATAACCCATTTATTTTCCTCTCTCCTATATAATAACCAGCATACATATTTGCATTTTCAGAACTCTCTTTGCATTTAGGATCTacgtttcacatccatacatgagcagtggcccctctccctcccccagacaCTCCATTTAAAACACACACTTTGATTAtgaattgttaataaacaaaatacagattcccaacaagttctgagaaaccccaaccattaccacataatatatgtattcttcctgtaattatacaggtaaataagaattttaacccaggttagTGGTAGGATCTgcttcggtcatgccttgtaagtggcaggaggcttaaggcctcgggcatggtcagtggTTAGgggctgacccgtgctgaggcgcgctgctgctcggcagtgagcttctgcagccacaatgagcggctttagcaggggctcgcgcacgcttccgcaagcgtcttatgaaaatgttacattttcgcgctcatgggagcgcagggccggtcacgtgagcggttcgccctcagctccgtgacatcactggcccgtcCTCCGACagtgcgctaaccaaggccagggaaagcacccgctttccttcAGCGCGCCtgcgcacgggctgagtcaccatggactcagcctaaggcctcgggcatggtcagcgcttatgcgcgctgctgctcgggcactgagcccctgcagccacaatgagagcggctttagcaggggctcgcgcacgcttccgcaagtgtgTCTCACGGAGTCTTCatatttggcgctcgccggagcgcagggccggtcacgtgagcagtacgcccaatgagggcgaaccagctccgtgacgtcactggcccgcccccgacacaccCATGGACgacgcgctgtgtaaggccagggaaagcaccgctttccttgagcctcagcgcgcctccgcccggatacaaccactatgtcccaggcctaagacgctttggccaaagggttaaactaaatgaccctttttacaagagatatatgggtattgcactgtgtatttttgtcaaaatggaagtagctttgggcatttttgtatacatttagccacgcccactagcactccttttgacacacacacacaaatggttggggtttctccgagcttgttgggaatctgtgtattttgttaattgtgtgcagctggtctaagttgcttatgggagggtagtggctcctcccccccaaggtttaagcttgccccaccccactttaaGTTGcatgtcagtttcattttgccaggttacgacagatgaAATGTTAATGCAGAGATTTAACAATTTTAAAGAAAATGGATTTCTTTTGACAACAATAAGCATTGCCCCCCAAAACAAAATTATCAAAAGAAATCAATTTTCTTAATTGTCAAAACCGACTAATAACATACACTAAGCGCTAAGCCTAAAAGTTGCCTCTGCATATTTACCTAGGTCAAGGATTGTAATGACCTTGGGACACAGACCTTTGTCCACAAATGATCTAAGATCCCTTGCGGAAACACACTTACAAAGATTAACCAATGAGTGACATGGGTGGATATAATTTGATCCAAGGAATGTTGACAGCAGTCCTTGATCAAAAAATGGCAGCGTAAGGGATAAAATGAAACAAGCCTTCCATAAATGACAAAACGGAATTAAATCCCTGGCGCAAAATAACAGGACAATAACGATACCACTCCCATAAAAGGTAGTAGAAAGCTGGAACACGATTTAGAAAGTTATTTTTCTTCCACTGAATAATCTCCGTATGGATGCTTGGTGATGAAAACCCATCACGTTAACAAAATGGCTCTTTGGTTTTTCTTTTATTCCGAAGGTACTTTCCAACCTCTGCTGTTGTCTGTggcctatacacggtacagtgcctgaaTATACacgtatagatatctattaaataaaatggataaatttaatagatatctatacgtGTATAttcaggcactgtaccgtgtataggttttagtggatgtgcactgagctctgtctgtgttttatgttatgcctcttgttttaaatatatatattgccatgctcagtagcactccgtgacacacacacacacacacacacacacacatatgattatatatatatatatatataatcatatgttgtggttattttgggggttcaatatgagcttgtgggcgTCCTGTATGTTTTGTTGTCTGTGGCCACCAGGAGAAAGATTCCTTGCTCAGAGAGATGTCATCTGGTACCCACAAGTCCTCAGCCACATGTAGAAACCCCAATAGTGCTCTCACCCCTGAGCATGCAACAACACCACAGGCTTTAGGGTTACCACCAGCCACAGGAATCCCTCCACCTACAAAGCTCCAAATTCAGCCTCATTCAGAAGGTTAAAGTGTATCCTCTATCCACAGGGGAACTGGGATGACTTGTCTCTGTGGAGAGAAGGGAGCAGGAGAAAcacagaggagagaagggggtcaGGGCTGTGTAAGCAAGCAGGAAGGGGAATGAGAGTAGAAAGGAGGAGGGCAACACAGCTGAGAGGTGAGACTGGCCTGGAACAGAAGGAAAACAAAAATTCCGGACAGATTTAATTCTGTTTTATTCTTAATTGTCGAAAAAAGTTTTTTTGCATTAATATTTAAaatgatgtttatttttttatatagaggTATCAAAAaagggtgagtgatgggatgaggggtggatgaaTGAGGGGGATTTTAGGGTGCTGGACACAGTATAGGTGAGAAAAGGGTGAAGTGCAGACATGGAAAGGAGTTGGACATTAAGGGCCCTTCGTTCTAATAaatctaaagaaaatatatttagatTTAATAGACATACTTTTAACAAATATTTATTGATATCGTTAGTTTTTTTGTCATTCAACCCTAGCGCCAGTCGGAATACTtaacaaaaagcaaaaaaaaatttaaaaaaaaaaaaaaccatatgcTGTTCAACAATTTGGTTCACcattagcaaaaaaataaaatgtccaaTGTTTGTGCAAAAACAGAATATTGTACTTGGTAGGACCATACATTGCTTTACCTGCAAGACTTCAGCCATAAATCTGTTTGGAGGAGTGGTCTGTTCACAAGGACTTTCAGCACTGAAGCATTTAGTCTAGTAGCCAGCTACAGATCCCAAAGCCTCAgaaccaaatatatatattatatagtaaaaaaataatttaaaaaaaacccacactaATAGTTTAAACAAAGTCCTGTAATAACTATATAATTATACAAATCATTCTGTAAAGAGGACAGTGCAAGCACAAGAATCCTTATTGTGATAACTTCATAAGTGTGCAACATGTTACAATGAGCAGTCCAAACAACATTCTCTACCACAAGTTTATTTAATGCTATATTGACATTTGAATATCAAAGACTTAAAACCACAAATTATATTCCATCCCACAGTCTGTTAACTTATTTCAGTTGTTTGTGTCCAGTGTTCTTAACCTGTTAAGAGAAATGTGAAAATAGGTTTGATTTAGAGATACAAAAACGATTctaaatacagctgaaccccattatagcgcaatccagtacaacgcggatccgcttataacgcggtctgagcgtggctcctgatttaaaaactccaagttttttttttttacattccatGCAGGGACACACCTCCCCCCATcactaataattttagcataccatgcaggaatcgaactattatcaaacttaacttCTAGTGTACAGTACTGCCTTTCTGTTTGATAGtcagtcaatgacatcacaccaatcccatgtgtaaaaaaaaaaaaaaaaacttgggaGTTTTTAAATCTGAGATTGGAGATGTGCACCgcgcacgtggacgcagcctgatgaagcagggagaggagagagctgcagatgccaggcGCGGCGCCCATTTTTCCTGGTTATAACACGATCTCATGATGTGGATCCGAGCACCgagttataacagggttcagctgtactatGGCCAATACACTGAAAATTGCATAAGTATAAACaattgaaatttaaaaaaaaaaaaaaaaagtttaaaaaccaGTCAATGATTTTGTTACTAAAAACATTGAAAATAAAGGGTACCTGAAGACCTTCCACATTGTTGGTCCATTTTTTGTATGCTTTCATTTATAATTCATCTTTTTGAACATAAGTGTCGCAAGTACGCTTTTTCCCCCAGTACATAAATTGTACTAAACAGCAACTATCTTTCCTCAAACGTCAATTCACTTTCATAAGTTTGATAGTTGTGATTTATTATTACTACATATGTCTACTGAAGTTGCCTTAGCCATTTCGGCGCACTGTGCGAAATTCTTTTTGGTGCCTTCCCCTCCTTGCTCAGGCACTCTGCCTCTTTTTTCTAAACAGTCACTATAACCTACACTTCACAGCCCTGTGAAAACCTCAACTCGCTGATTGAAGACAGATGCTTGGTTTGTGGTTGTGTTGACAAATCTGATGCTATTGGGACTAGTTCAACAGGTTAAAGATTTTTCTGCATCTCCAAGAGAAACTGCCATGGTTgctggataataataataatataagtacagtagggccccgcttctcagcGTTCCGCCAATATGGCGGTACCAACAAGGGGGCCAccatgtctgcacatgcgcagaagggggagcaGCTGAGTTCACGCATACGCAGATACACTGAAAATAGCCGGTTACGCTTTTCGCTGGCACCTTGGAAAGGAACCCGCCGTATGAGGACCCTACTGTATTGTATTAGTCTGAATGTGAACTCAACACAGCATTAGCACTAATACAGTTTGTCACAGTATTGTATACACACGTAATTAATACAATACCAATTTATGAAATGTCCAGTGTCCTGCAGCCTAAAGACGAAGTATTGtctcaaaaaaaataataatccttCCCCACAAACTGTACGAGAagaagtcctccttggcgcttaAACTCTGGCTGATGATGCAGGTGTTCACTGTAAATATGGAAAGAAAACAATACAATATTGCTTCTATACCTTTGTGAGAACAATCTGTGATTTCTTATCACCTCATTGTGCATCCTTTATGGTAATAATTGTTATCTGTATAGATGACACCACGTGTTACTTAAAGAGTGTGCTTTATATCAATTGCTGGTATTGATCTGGGGTCTTAATATAATGATAGGAATGCTTAAGAGTACACTTTTACAAGATATTGCCGTAGATATTAATGCACCAAATATACGATCAAATGTATGATGCTCTTAGAGTGGTGGAAAACAGATATAAAACTAATTTATCATTCAGAATAATACTTGGCTTACGGACGGAATCTTGATCTGGAATACTGTGGTAGCAGTTATAAATGCCTCATACGTCATATGTAAAGAGGAAAGAAAACAGCCATAGAACAATAACGTGTATAcaattttaatataaatatatatatataaaaaaatatatatatatataaaaatatatatatatattcaaaaaataaatagatgataccgttctgtggctaacgaaatgcttttatttgtgcgagctttcgagatacacggatctcttcttccggcgatgttacgatgattcattgtaacatcgccggaagaagagatcagtgtatctcgaaagctcgcacaaataaaagcatttcgttagccacagaacggtatcatctatttattttttgaatatatatatatatacagtatatatatatatatatatatatatatatagtaaaaatgAGGCATTTATAACTGCTACCACAGCATCCCAGATCAAAGGTCCACAAGCCAAGTATTATTCAGAATTATAAATTAGTTTTATAAGTTTTCCACCACTCTAAGAGCATCATTATACATTTGAAGTACTAAGGAGTGTATATTTGGTGCATTAAGTCAACGTCAAAATCTTGTAAAAAGTGTACTCAAGAGTTCATATCACTATCATTATAATAAGACATCAGATCAATAACAGCAATTGATATAAAGCACACTAAGAAACATGTGGtgtcatatctatatatatttaaaaattattACCATTAAGAGTGCACAATGATGTGATCAGAAATCACAGATTGTTCTTACAAAGGTATTAAAGCAATATTGTATTGTTTTCTTTCCATATTTACTGGAGAACACCTGCATCATCATCCAGAGTTCAAGCACCAAGGAGGACTTTTCTTCTTGTATTGTATTAGTCTGCTTTATACAAATTTACACTACAGCTGGATTGATCATTCAATATTGAACTTAAAGTTCATAATTTAATTCAAATGTTTCCCTTTGCACCCAAGACTCCGTCACAATTTCTAGGACCGTTTCATCCTTAACTCAGACAACATTGTGGCCATTACCTTAGTTTTGCTTTGAGAGGTTGCCGgacaaaacaaattaaaaaggacccaagtaataaataaataaatatatataaaaaacatttagAATTCCTAATTTTACTTTGAAAGTTTGGCTATCCAAATGCTAATAAGTATGAAAGTAAACCTCTGAAATCTGTTCAGTACACGGTCACACTTTTGTAGTAAGTTTTACAAAACGTTTGTAACGTCCCCGAGGTTAAGCACTGAAAATATTATTTTCTTCTAGAAATGCTGAACAAATAAAACAGATTTAGGAGGGGAAACACACTGCTCTTCCAGAACTAAAGGTCTTAAGTTCAATTATTTACACAATGAATTGTCCTCATCGCATAATTTGCTCTTATACATTCCAGAAGAAAGGGAAATTGGATCACATTGCAAACAGAAGTAGAAAAGGAAGGCTATGCAGAGATGTAAGCggagagaaaataaaatatagggtaGTATCTACCTGTTCAAAACATTGCTTTATTCTATTAACATGGCTGAAAGTGCATTTTCACTTATATTCACTTTTGTGAAAGGGTCTGCTTTTTCTTAGCAAAACGTACTGTTTTGCAAACAGTGCATAATGATAAAGACCCCTTTGTTTTACAAATAAAAGAATTCAAGTAGTCCAATAAAGTTGTATAACTTTACCTTGACAGAAATCTTTACCGAATTTGTTTACTGCAGAAAATTAAATAGGCATTCTGGTAGTAGCAGATGTTTCATCTGAAGTACTATTACAGGCACCAGTGCTAGTTTCTTTATTTGCCTCTTCTACATCGGAATCTAGATCAGAAACCACATCAAAAAATTCTTCGCAGAGGGCTGAATTTGCAGACATATCAGAGACTGTAGTAATAAAGATAAATTTTAAATGTACATGTGTTGTCAAACGTGTATTTTAGTTTTACAATTAGTCTTTCTACCTGAAAGAAAACAAACTGATTCTGGTGCTCACCTTCATTTACTTCTGTTTGATTCATTGGCTGATCAAATGAAATGCTAAATGCAGACACAGCATGTAAACTAGTAGAACTATTGGAGTTGCCAATCGGGATTGAAAATGGATGTTCAGAATTTGCAGATGTGTCCTTAAATGAGCTTGTAGAGCCAAGAAGACCTGTAGCTGGTGAGGAATGTGTTGTGCTCTTAGACTTTTTgcaaaactctccattctggttATGTTTATGCACAGAGGTGACTTCCGTTTTGCCGGAAAAAACATGTGGAAGCAcagagttattattatttatttcgtTCCTGAAGATAAAAGGTTTTCTACTTGCACCaacaatagaaaataaaacagCAGTTGCATCTTTTTTGGCAGTAGAATCGTTGTTTTTTATGGAACCAGGAGACTTACAATTTAAATGGCTTGAAGATTTGGCTATCGTTTCACCTGGAAGGCAAATTGGtgatttttctttttctgctttgTCTTTAATGGATACATGGCATCCCTCTGTTGCATGTGTAAATATATTCTCTGTGTCGTGTTTTGTTTCATCATTATCAGCTTCTGTTGCAGTGGCCGAAAAATTCAGCATTGCGTTACAGGGACTGCCAACCGCATCTTGTTTTGTAAGTTTTAAATACTTTTTCATTTTTCTTGCATTAAAATATTTATCTGATACTTTAGACACAGATGCCTTCTTTCCAGGTACTGAAAATATATCATTTTTATGTTCATGTGTAATCGAATTCTCATAGTACTTTAGTCGAAGTTCCTAAAATTCAAACGGGGCAGGGGGCAAGAGATATGGGTCATGTCAAAAaggagcatttttttttttttttaaatataaaaaccAAGAGGCAATGCAGAAACAGGTTGATGAATTAACGTAGTTTTATGTCTTTGGGATAAATAGCATAGGTAAATGTATAGTCCATCTTACAGTAAAAAATACTTAATCAAAAACATTAAAGAAAAGGGTGTCAGAACCACCACGGATAATCAAACTGTCAAACGTCAAAAACTAATGATAGGAGCAGCACAAAGAAGATTGCTAATGCATGCAGTTTATTTATTATAGCCTACAGGATGTTCGCCTGATCTGATATATTTTCACTCGGGATCAGGACCGAAATGTCAGGTATGTATGTCTatcgttatttatatagcaccctgtGTACTCTGCGCTTAACGAGaccatacagtacagggaattataatacattaagtgCAACATAGGAAAGCAAAtgcctgccccggagagcttacaaactaagtggtacagtatgttgggagatttacagagacaggaggtgagggaataagtgcagtagaaagccatgcttggccacaatggttggagGGAGCGACTGGTTGTGGGACAATGGTCATGAGtccaagctattgaaatgcttgatttaagGGGCGAGTTTTTAAGTCCGACTAAAAGATGGTCAGAGAATGTGCtttgtgtattttgggtgtgagggagttccacaggtaaggtgcAGGGacagaaaaaggtttaaggtgagagagcgaaCAGATTTAATACCAACTCCCCAAATTGCTCTCTAACACacgtaataatattattaataatagcatgttcttttatagcgctgctagttttaaattatgctttagagacattttgcaggcacaggacccTACCCCAtaggcttacaatctatgtttttggtgcctgaggcacagggagataaagtgacttacccaaggtcacacggagccgacactgggaattgaaccaggttcccctgcttcacattcAGTggcagtcagtgtttttactcactgagccacccctTCTTCTACACTTGTATAAAGCTATGTCTCCATTTTGCCACAATGGCGTTACCTCTGATGTTATTTCAGTGTTAAAACATATCCCTTACATTTTTGGGATGTTACTGATCTTTAGAGAATTTAGGTTTTAACTTTTTGGTTTTTAATGAATTATGTTAATTAACAGTAAGGTAACATGCACAATGTAACAGCGATAACCAATAACGGGCACTTGATAAACATgatcctgtgtgtatttgtctcAAGTTGAAAAACTCATAACGAACACTGAAATGGTCTCACCTCACAACTCGTAGCTTGGTATTCAGGAATTTCTGATATCGATACATAACGGACATGCATTTTTTGCATCTGCCCTCCACTACAAAACAACTCTTGACCTTGGAccggctataaaaaaaaaaaaaaaaattacaaagaaATTCATACATTCCTTGTCAAAAtaatcataataaaaaaaaaagtatttttgaaATAAAGCAAATCTCTTAAAGGACTTACAGAATacttaacagcagtgtcattgcTTCCATGCTTCCATGTTCTGGTTATGGTTTTATATGAGAAGTCTCCATTCAAATCGTCATTTCTTTTAGAAAACAAATCTATTCAATAAAATAAAATGgtgctttattttctttatacATTGCAGAGCGATTTCTGCATTTCTCCAACTGTAAACGAGTAATGAACAAATATGAAATATGTTTACGCATTTAAGAATTGCTCCAGCCAAGTTATCCTTGGTAATAACTAACATTTAAACAGATGTGGTGTAATCTACACAgggctccaaaaaaaaaaaaaaaaggcagctaTTCACCAATTCGAAAGAAATGAAAAATTACGGCTCAGGAGTGGATTGGTGCCCCTTTAGAGCATCTTTGTGAAAGCTCTGCACCAACCCAGGTCTTCAGCACTTCTGGCTTTTACAGCTATGGAACAGTAACTTGTCGGTAAACTGGCGGAGGAATGTGAAACTTTAGCAATGTAttataaaacatactgtacatagatttttgtcattgtgttcagcaTTGAACATTTAGGCTTTAATTTAAGTACATGTAGTTCAATATAGCACAATGTGTGCTGGCTCCTTTTGCAGCTAGGGTGTCAAATTATAAATCAAACGTTTACAGTGCTACACAAGTACTGCTAATTGCAACATAATATTCACCagatgtatttgtatgtgtaaatgTACGTACAGTACATTCAGACATATGTAACAGACTAAAATAAGATCTGGATCTCCCATCACTTTCTCCAAAGTAGAAAAGGTACTATTCGAACCTGATCGATGCACAAGCCGTCTTTACGGTCTTTTTCATTATAAATCATGTGAAAATGTGAAACCACTACTCGTTTTAAAACCATCTAAAATTAGTGTTACATGAATATTTCTTTAAACAATGGCTATTACTAAAACGTTTCTGCAAACAGCTTCATAGTTTAGGCTCAACCAATGCTACTTTGGAATTGCTTCTGAAATCTCTTATTAGCTAGCTGTGATTGAAAGCATTCAATTTGTGTCCATGTAAATATAAAGTCAAGAAGGATCACTACTCATATTCcatttatttacatattttaGGTATGAGAAACTAATTTCATGGGTTCAGAAATAGATATAATTTGGGAATTTTTGCACATGGTGGCAGCTTTAACTTTACAAAAACTAATTAATAAAACAGATTGCCTCAGGAAAACAAATCTGTACTTGGCTTGAAATGGCGTGGGAAATGTGATGGCATTTAGATTCCATTCTGTACTTGCTCTATTTGAGATTTTTCTCTATTCCATGCACAGTCTTATTGTACAGGAAGGGTGTCTTAAACTAGTCATTaacctctaaaaaaaaaatagatacacTTAAGTTTTAACTGCAGTATTTTACACTGAAGACATGTAGATTTGTCACAGTACCAGCATCTCTGTGGATGGAAGTGCACACAGTATTTAATACACAACCGTTTTCACAAGGGCCATCACAATGTAGTACATATCGTGATTGTAGAGGTAAGTCATTAATggagtactgaggaaaaggcgattAAATGTTCTTCTTGAAATTATTTCAAAATCATACTTGATGAGTTTTAGATTTTGGCAACTCTGAACTATGACTAAATAGGCACGTAATTAGTTTCTgaatagaaatatcaagaaagTCCAAGTCAGAAAGTGTTTAGTGAAAGCATTGT
Coding sequences within:
- the LOC142501687 gene encoding uncharacterized protein LOC142501687 isoform X1, yielding MEASLTCAVCLGLYKEPVTLPLCSHNFCKSCVLEFASPANASFSASPRVVTCPLCRKINYMTAGVAALSINTTLAEVVRLLGPAAGSRREGEPGAVGGDGFSAEEESPSRAECGEHPGRSLQLYCKKCAVACCGQCVSQKHQGLFHSVNLLDIVYQEEKLTLFGSFKKLRDVHEKLSKEITDDEKDVEESFKNQTKVITSALEEVNKALDLKKQQFMDYLERQKNKTVKEHTVWQQMKDDHKKTIETLLKDCENIVDEFEPKCFLKVACDLNKRMKSSLEIIGLTCDHRARKHGWEPSHLDLQPALDAISALQITGSNPNDLFSKRNDDLNGDFSYKTITRTWKHGSNDTAVKYSPVQGQELFCSGGQMQKMHVRYVSISEIPEYQATSCEELRLKYYENSITHEHKNDIFSVPGKKASVSKVSDKYFNARKMKKYLKLTKQDAVGSPCNAMLNFSATATEADNDETKHDTENIFTHATEGCHVSIKDKAEKEKSPICLPGETIAKSSSHLNCKSPGSIKNNDSTAKKDATAVLFSIVGASRKPFIFRNEINNNNSVLPHVFSGKTEVTSVHKHNQNGEFCKKSKSTTHSSPATGLLGSTSSFKDTSANSEHPFSIPIGNSNSSTSLHAVSAFSISFDQPMNQTEVNEVSDMSANSALCEEFFDVVSDLDSDVEEANKETSTGACNSTSDETSATTRMPI
- the LOC142501687 gene encoding uncharacterized protein LOC142501687 isoform X2, which translates into the protein MEASLTCAVCLGLYKEPVTLPLCSHNFCKSCVLEFASPANASFSASPRVVTCPLCRKINYMTAGVAALSINTTLAEVVRLLGPAAGSRREGEPGAVGGDGFSAEEESPSRAECGEHPGRSLQLYCKKCAVACCGQCVSQKHQGLFHSVNLLDIVYQEEKLTLFGSFKKLRDVHEKLSKEITDDEKDVEESFKNQTKVITSALEEVNKALDLKKQQFMDYLERQKNKTVKEHTVWQQMKDDHKKTIETLLKDCENIVDEFEPKCFLKVACDLNKRMKSSLEIIGLTCDHRARKHGWEPSHLDLQPALDAISALQITGSNPNDLFSKRNDDLNGDFSYKTITRTWKHGSNDTAVKYSPVQGQELFCSGGQMQKMHVRYVSISEIPEYQATSCEELRLKYYENSITHEHKNDIFSVPGKKASVSKVSDKYFNARKMKKYLKLTKQDAVGSPCNAMLNFSATATEADNDETKHDTENIFTHATEGCHVSIKDKAEKEKSPICLPGETIAKSSSHLNCKSPGSIKNNDSTAKKDATAVLFSIVGASRKPFIFRNEINNNNSVLPHVFSGKTEVTSVHKHNQNGEFCKKSKSTTHSSPATGLLGSTSSFKDTSANSEHPFSIPIGNSNSSTSLHAVSAFSISFDQPMNQTEVNEG